The Pempheris klunzingeri isolate RE-2024b chromosome 16, fPemKlu1.hap1, whole genome shotgun sequence genome includes the window TCTTTTATCCAGTTGTTATTGACTAATTCATTTATGTGCTGACAATTAGACTTTTGGTTGCTGCGTCCTGAATCCGCTGCTTTTAATCTGACATGGCAAGGTTAACCgccagctaatgttagcttagctaCAGCTAGCTGTATGAGCATGGAGGTCAGTGTGGGCTCTTAACATTATATTTAAGCGAAGGTAATGGAGTTAAGATCTATCTATAATTATTGTGACTCTTTATAAGCATTTTGACTCAATAAAAAACATTGCTAGCATTCCTCGTCACCTCTGTTAGCTAACTCTTCGCATCTCTGACATAACAACACCACACAAGAAGTTACACAAGACCTCCGACAAAGCTAATCCAGGgtcaaaacaaatgtaattcaaATATCTATTATTCGGCACTAAAAATGAAAGTTAATCCAGTGTTGCCTAGATTACCTCTAGTATTATCACATTGAAATGAAATGCGGCTGCAGATCCAGAAACAGATCCAGCGACCACATCCTCtcacctgcttttgttttggtgtgtaATTAGTTTAGACAGTTAGTCAGACAGTTATGTTATTACAGCAGTTTATAGCACGACGCCTGTTTTCATACTAATATGTTTTCAGGTCAGATGATAGTGTCATTAAGATATATAGTGCAGTTCATACAGTACAGTTCATTTGATTGATCGGTTGATGCTGTGGATCACTGGAAAATCAAATTAGCATTTTTATTGTAAGCTACTATACTTTAGTTTTGCATATAGCGATAAttgggtgttttgttttttcgcTCTAGTGCTGATAACATACCTGAGTTTAATCATTTGTTCCAACCCTAACTGTGTTAGCCCcatattttgtgttaaattaaactaaattgaCTTTTTCAGTCTCACTTCTGCATTtgatttgttgtgttgtgtctctCCTCCCTGCATCCCAGGAAGGATGCTGTCCCTGACTCGAGCGGTGGTGAGCGGGGTGGCCCGTGCCccagctgctgtcagtcagggTGGAGTGACTGCTATCACCCGATtcaacagcacagcacaggtaACTTTCCTATATTttcttaaaactaaaaacttaAATGTTAACAATAGCGTTAATCTTATTAATCCTATCTTATTTCCCAGAGTGCTCCTAAGAAAACAACATATGGACCTCTGGCAGATGAGGACAGAATTTTCACAAACCTTTATGGCCGTCATGACTGGAGGTAACAGCCCTGATGCTATTCTCATGTGCTctgtaaaatctaaaacattATATTCCTATTGGTTTGATCCTCTTACATAATACAAAATCATGTACTTagcaataaaagtaaaaaaaaaagtatttagttaTGCATGTTTTTGACCAGACACCTGCTCATATCTGCATTTCAGGCTGAAGGGGGCTTTAAAGCGTGGTGACTGGTACAAGACTAAGGAGATCCTTTTGAAGGGAGTCGACTGGATCCTCAATGAGGTCAAGGTGTCTGGCCTGCGTGGGAGAGGTGGAGCTGGTTTCCCAACAGGCATGAAGTGGAGCTTCATGAACAAGCCCAGCGATGGCAGGTCagtgaaaagacagacagatgaaagcACATCTACTCTTTTTTTAGTCaatgttttcatgtcattttaccAAGACAAATGTCGGATAGAGCGGTGGCTGCTCCGGGGGGAAAAGTTTGCTCTACTAAACCCAGTTGTAATTTCTTGCTTTAGGCCAAAGTATCTGGTGGTAAACGCAGACGAGGGAGAACCTGGCACCTGTAAGGACAGGGAGATTATGAGGAATGACCCACACAAGCTGGTGGAAGGCTGCTTGATCGCTGGGAGGGCCATGGGGGCGCGTGCTGCTTATATCTATATCAGAGGAGAGTTCTACAATGAGTCGTCCAACCTGCAGGTGAAATAGAAAACATCATAACATTTACAATATGTACTATAGaatcacaaaatgaaagtttGCGTTTGAGTAGTCACTTTGGAAAACAGCACTTCAACATTTCACCttacatttttgtaatattCTTTATTGTGTTGTAATAATTTGAAGGGAAATTCAAACAATGTTCAGAACAGAACACACATCCAACTCAATGTTCCTGTACATGATATGTTTCCTCCAGTGTTTAAACCGTGcccttattttttttcattggtcCCTCATTGAATATACTTATTACTGCCTTCATGCACATTTTTAAGAGCTCCAAAGCATTATAGCACTCATCATGAATGAATAGGTAATAGTAATCTAAGCTAAGCATACATTTCTCAGAGTTCAAGAAGGAACATAAATGTTCAAAtccatttctcttcatttcattACACATTGTGCAATTTTTTCAGATTAGGGTTAACCAAACATGCTGTTTACAATATGGATTTCTGTGTTGTCTTAACTGGGATATTTGTGACATAGTGCAGGCGGAGTACACTCATGACTGTAAAAGTAGATATATGTACAATACAAGGTATGATAGCACTGATTAGACTATGTATTCTTCCTGTTAAAgcataatgtttttaatatctGTTATTAAGGTGGCTATCAATGAGGCTTATGCTGCTGGGCTCATTGGAAAGAACGCTTGTGGCTCCGGTTACgattttgatgtgtttgtgatgcGTGGTGCTGGAGCGTACATCTGTGGAGAGGAGACTGCTCTTATTGAGTCCCTGGAGGGAAAGCAGGGGAAGCCCCGTCTGAAGCCTCCATTTCCTGCTGATGTGGGTGAGTTCTGGTGCGCAGAGTGAgataaaatctataaaaacatGGACGAAATCCTGTTAGTCCTTCAGTCTACTAGAGAGTAAAAACACAGTGTACTACAGCTGGCCAAAAGCAGTTCTGAAATATCTACCTCGTTTCTGCTGTCTTAAAGGTGTGTTTGGTTGCCCAACAACTGTTGCCAATGTGGAGACTGTATCGGTGGCACCTACCATCTGTCGTCGTGGAGGCTCATGGTTTTTGGGCtttggcagagagagaaactccGGCACAAAGCTCTTCAACATCTCTGGCCATGTGAACCACCCGTGCACCGTAGAGGAGGAGATGTCCGTCCCTCTGAAAGACCTCATTGAGAGGCATGCAGGTACACATCACTCTGTGATTGTAGTAGAGAATAGACTGAGATGTTTGTAAATGATTAAGTGAAACTGAAAAGGGAAAATCTAAATGCATCATGGGTTTATCTGCATGCATTTTCCCATGCCACATGGAGAGAGGGTTCATGGACTGAAAAGATTAGGACAGCTTAACGTAAGCACAACCTACGTTAATGCAGTTTTTAAAACTTAATTGAAATGAACATCTGTCTGGTAGGTGGGGTGCGTGGTGGTTGGGATAACCTGCTGGCTGTAATCCCTGGTGGCTCCTCAACACCCCTCATTCCCAAGAATGTATGTGAAGAGGTGCTGATGGACTTTGACGGCCTCATTCAGGCTCAGACTGGCCTGGGTACAGCTGCAATTATTGTCATGGACAAATCTGTAAGTTTGTCGCCTCTGCAGCATAATTCATCGCACACAAAGAAACCATCAAACATCTTTTACATTTGTTGGTGTGCTGTTTTTGCAGACCGACATTATCAGAGCCATCGCCCGCCTGATCGAGTTCTACAAACATGAGAGCTGCGGCCAGTGCACACCCTGCAGAGAAGGTAAGCGCTACCTCAGTGTGTCTACAGAGATGGACCTTTTTAAGATGCTTCTGATCATGACAGTGATAGACCTGCAACCtcagtgtaaaattactgttttgccaatggagtcttGCTTTGAACTAACTGATGTAACAGCTATTCCTGGTTAATAAAAAGGATTGCCCAGGTCTATATTAGGAGAGATACTTTCTGTACTGTTGTCAAACACAGGCAATTTTTgcacacttttagtggatgtgctTTGATAAATACATTACAACCATTACTGCCCGTTCGCCCCCATGCTTGGTTGCTGGCTGAATCGGTGTACTTTGACCAATTCCATTTTGTGCCTACTGGTCATTTtgaatcaaaaatataaaaaaaattaggtccagatttaaaaatatcgCAGTTATCCTTAAACACTACACACATCGGGACTGAGTCTGGGTTTTTCAaacttacatttatttttccccTTTCGTCTGTTTCTGTAGGAGTGGACTGGATGAATAAGATGATGTGGCGTTTTGTGCAAGGTGATGCAAAGCCAGCAGAGATCGACATGATTTGGGAGCTCAGTAAGCAGATTGAAGGACACACTATCTGTGCCCTGGGAGACGGTGCAGCATGGCCAGTGCAGGTAAACACATTACCATACTGACATGGCCATTTAACCTTTACCATTCCTTTCTAGGAACACTTTCACcactgttttttgtaaatatatgtaTACTAACATACTATACTTAatctttattgatttttaattttttctctgTATTCTCTTTTCCGTGTTCTCAGGGATTGATCAGGCACTTCAGGCCAGTGATGGAAAGCCGAATTTCTGAATACCAGCAGATGCAGCAGGCCAGGGCTTAAATGGTTCCTCTAACCTCTTGAACTCATTCTTCTGCCTCATATGTCCTTAACCCTGTGCTTGTGTCATTGACAAATTATTTAAAGCGATAATGTGCCGTCTTATCACCTCATCATCAAGTTTTGCATTGATGTGTCTGCCTTGTCTGGTAAAGTTACCAATAAAATTCTATGAACCTTGAACTAGAGTTCTGATTTGTGTTCTACATGCAGAAAACTGT containing:
- the ndufv1 gene encoding NADH dehydrogenase [ubiquinone] flavoprotein 1, mitochondrial, with translation MLSLTRAVVSGVARAPAAVSQGGVTAITRFNSTAQSAPKKTTYGPLADEDRIFTNLYGRHDWRLKGALKRGDWYKTKEILLKGVDWILNEVKVSGLRGRGGAGFPTGMKWSFMNKPSDGRPKYLVVNADEGEPGTCKDREIMRNDPHKLVEGCLIAGRAMGARAAYIYIRGEFYNESSNLQVAINEAYAAGLIGKNACGSGYDFDVFVMRGAGAYICGEETALIESLEGKQGKPRLKPPFPADVGVFGCPTTVANVETVSVAPTICRRGGSWFLGFGRERNSGTKLFNISGHVNHPCTVEEEMSVPLKDLIERHAGGVRGGWDNLLAVIPGGSSTPLIPKNVCEEVLMDFDGLIQAQTGLGTAAIIVMDKSTDIIRAIARLIEFYKHESCGQCTPCREGVDWMNKMMWRFVQGDAKPAEIDMIWELSKQIEGHTICALGDGAAWPVQGLIRHFRPVMESRISEYQQMQQARA